One genomic window of Anaerolineae bacterium includes the following:
- a CDS encoding putative cell-wall-anchored protein SasA (LPXTG motif), protein MKRLVNFILLLIMIVGFSQSAYAFPSGSWVSGVTVANLTNEQATILITFYNQDGSVALSFDGGTIPGNGSKTWYLPSHVSGLSSGFIGSAVVSSDKQIAAIVNTQLPSGSNPTRVGTSTGVNSPAETVYATQIMKNYYGWNSYCAVQNTGSSPFTVSAYYYDQNGTQVGAPRTQSIPANASYIFDQSTDSGLSNGFTGSAKFVGDSTHLLAVVCNFYNAGTGSNDAQFHSYNGMGIGGTTLYVPRVVKDYYGYQSGIKIQNIGTETLTVTINFNFNGVQYTLTSPSISPGRSWGPYMGDPSQLSGATPSLAAVSGSGSAVISVNAPNSNKLIIATINEDNRVNPAGRGVTYEAGLLSEASNVIVFPQITSEYYGYSSGWQVMKVESGNATCTASYSASGSIAAFTENFTLTDSLPSFSRFAPNAPGMLAGIANDNYNGAVTITCTGAKVIGIANLSYRYDYDNRYGNVSGDSFTTARGINK, encoded by the coding sequence ATGAAAAGGCTAGTCAATTTTATACTGCTCTTAATCATGATTGTGGGTTTTTCACAGAGTGCATACGCTTTTCCTTCAGGATCATGGGTTTCGGGGGTAACAGTTGCTAATTTGACGAATGAACAAGCTACTATCTTAATAACCTTCTATAATCAGGATGGTAGCGTTGCTCTTTCATTCGATGGGGGGACAATTCCTGGGAATGGTTCTAAAACCTGGTATTTACCCAGCCATGTTTCTGGTTTGAGCAGCGGATTTATCGGCTCTGCGGTTGTAAGTTCTGACAAGCAAATTGCTGCAATCGTAAATACTCAGCTTCCCAGCGGATCAAATCCAACGAGAGTCGGTACGAGCACTGGAGTGAATTCGCCTGCTGAAACAGTATATGCTACGCAAATAATGAAAAATTACTACGGGTGGAATTCTTATTGTGCGGTACAGAATACAGGATCATCTCCCTTCACGGTCTCAGCATATTATTATGATCAGAACGGTACTCAAGTTGGAGCGCCAAGAACGCAATCAATTCCAGCAAATGCTAGTTACATATTTGACCAATCCACCGATAGTGGCTTATCTAATGGATTCACTGGGTCCGCAAAGTTTGTCGGTGATTCTACACATCTACTAGCAGTAGTATGCAATTTTTACAATGCAGGTACAGGTAGCAATGACGCTCAATTCCATAGTTACAATGGGATGGGAATCGGCGGTACAACCTTGTATGTACCCCGAGTTGTAAAAGATTATTACGGCTATCAAAGCGGGATCAAAATCCAGAATATTGGTACGGAAACATTGACTGTTACAATTAACTTTAATTTTAATGGTGTACAATACACACTAACATCCCCGAGTATTAGCCCTGGCCGATCTTGGGGCCCATACATGGGTGATCCATCACAATTAAGCGGAGCAACACCGAGTTTAGCAGCGGTTAGCGGAAGTGGCTCGGCTGTCATTAGTGTAAATGCTCCCAACAGCAATAAGTTGATCATTGCTACAATTAACGAAGATAATAGAGTCAATCCTGCAGGTAGAGGAGTTACATACGAAGCAGGACTATTATCTGAAGCAAGCAATGTAATTGTGTTCCCTCAGATAACATCGGAATATTACGGCTATAGCAGTGGTTGGCAGGTTATGAAAGTTGAGAGTGGAAATGCAACATGCACTGCATCATATTCGGCGTCGGGTTCGATAGCAGCATTTACTGAGAATTTCACCCTAACTGATTCTCTGCCCTCTTTTAGTCGATTCGCTCCAAATGCGCCGGGTATGTTGGCTGGGATAGCGAATGATAATTACAACGGAGCGGTGACAATTACCTGTACTGGTGCGAAGGTAATTGGAATAGCCAATCTGTCTTATAGATATGATTACGATAATAGGTATGGAAATGTATCCGGTGATAGTTTTACAACTGCTAGAGGGATTAATAAGTAA